Proteins from a single region of Streptomyces sp. TN58:
- the groL gene encoding chaperonin GroEL (60 kDa chaperone family; promotes refolding of misfolded polypeptides especially under stressful conditions; forms two stacked rings of heptamers to form a barrel-shaped 14mer; ends can be capped by GroES; misfolded proteins enter the barrel where they are refolded when GroES binds) encodes MAKIIAFDEEARRGLERGMNQLADAVKVTLGPKGRNVVLEKKWGAPTITNDGVSIAKEIELEDPYEKIGAELVKEVAKKTDDVAGDGTTTATVLAQALVREGLRNVAAGANPMALKRGIEKAVEAVSAALLAQAKDVETKEQIASTASISAADTQIGELIAEAMDKVGKEGVITVEESQTFGLELELTEGMRFDKGYISAYFATDMERMESSLDDPYILIVNSKIGSVKDLLPLLEKVMQSGKPLLIIAEDVEGEALSTLVVNKIRGTFKSVAVKAPGFGDRRKAMLGDIAILTGGTVISEEVGLKLENAGLDLLGRARKVVITKDETTIVDGAGDSDQVQGRVNQIRAEIENSDSDYDREKLQERLAKLAGGVAVIKAGAATEVELKERKHRIEDAVRNAKAAVEEGIVAGGGVALLQASAVFEKLELDGDEATGANAVKLALEAPLKQIAVNGGLEGGVVVEKVRNLPIGHGLNAASGEYVDMIAEGIIDPAKVTRSALQNAASIAALFLTTEAVIADKPEKAAAAPGGMPGGDMDF; translated from the coding sequence ATGGCCAAGATCATTGCGTTCGACGAGGAGGCCCGGCGCGGCCTTGAGCGTGGGATGAACCAGCTCGCCGACGCCGTCAAGGTCACCCTTGGCCCCAAGGGTCGCAACGTCGTCCTTGAGAAGAAGTGGGGCGCCCCCACGATCACCAACGATGGTGTGTCCATCGCCAAGGAGATCGAGCTTGAGGACCCGTACGAGAAGATCGGCGCCGAGCTGGTCAAGGAAGTCGCCAAGAAGACGGACGACGTAGCCGGCGACGGTACGACCACCGCCACCGTCCTGGCCCAGGCGCTCGTCCGCGAGGGCCTGCGCAACGTGGCCGCCGGTGCCAACCCGATGGCCCTCAAGCGTGGTATCGAGAAGGCCGTCGAGGCCGTCTCCGCCGCCCTGCTCGCCCAGGCCAAGGATGTCGAGACCAAGGAGCAGATCGCTTCGACGGCCTCCATCTCCGCCGCCGACACCCAGATCGGCGAGCTCATCGCCGAGGCCATGGACAAGGTCGGCAAGGAAGGCGTCATCACCGTCGAGGAGTCCCAGACCTTCGGTCTGGAGCTGGAGCTCACCGAGGGTATGCGCTTCGACAAGGGCTACATCTCGGCGTACTTCGCCACCGACATGGAGCGCATGGAGTCGTCCCTCGACGACCCGTACATCCTGATCGTCAACTCCAAGATCGGCTCGGTCAAGGACCTGCTGCCGCTCCTGGAGAAGGTCATGCAGTCCGGCAAGCCGCTGCTGATCATCGCCGAGGACGTCGAGGGCGAGGCCCTGTCGACCCTGGTCGTCAACAAGATCCGCGGCACCTTCAAGTCCGTCGCCGTCAAGGCCCCGGGCTTCGGCGACCGCCGCAAGGCCATGCTCGGTGACATCGCCATCCTCACGGGCGGCACGGTCATCTCCGAGGAGGTCGGCCTCAAGCTGGAGAACGCCGGTCTCGACCTGCTCGGCCGCGCCCGCAAGGTCGTCATCACCAAGGACGAGACCACCATCGTCGACGGTGCCGGTGACAGCGACCAGGTCCAGGGCCGCGTGAACCAGATCCGCGCCGAGATCGAGAACTCCGACTCGGACTACGACCGCGAGAAGCTCCAGGAGCGCCTGGCGAAGCTGGCCGGCGGCGTGGCCGTCATCAAGGCCGGTGCCGCGACCGAGGTCGAGCTCAAGGAGCGCAAGCACCGCATCGAGGACGCCGTTCGCAACGCGAAGGCGGCCGTCGAGGAGGGCATCGTCGCCGGTGGTGGCGTGGCCCTGCTGCAGGCCTCCGCGGTCTTCGAGAAGCTGGAGCTCGACGGTGACGAGGCGACCGGCGCCAACGCCGTGAAGCTCGCGCTGGAGGCCCCGCTGAAGCAGATCGCCGTCAACGGTGGTCTTGAGGGCGGCGTCGTCGTGGAGAAGGTGCGCAACCTTCCGATCGGTCACGGCCTGAACGCCGCGTCCGGCGAGTACGTCGACATGATCGCCGAGGGCATCATCGACCCGGCGAAGGTCACGCGCTCCGCGCTGCAGAACGCCGCGTCGATCGCCGCGCTGTTCCTGACCACCGAGGCCGTCATCGCCGACAAGCCGGAGAAGGCCGCGGCCGCTCCGGGCGGCATGCCGGGCGGTGACATGGACTTCTGA
- a CDS encoding phosphoribosylanthranilate isomerase, with amino-acid sequence MADLFVKICGLRTAPDVDTAVAAGADAVGFVFAPGSPRTVDAATARELAARVPASVLTVGVFRGQSVEEVRRFAEESGVRGVQLHGEEGPGDFAALRAEGRTLLRATAERVRRCGEYGEDLLLLDAPDPGSGRPWNWGAADFTAPEGRWLLAGGLNPGNVRQALAATGAWGVDVSSGVERERGVKSPELIRSFVEAARGA; translated from the coding sequence ATGGCTGACCTCTTCGTCAAGATCTGCGGGCTCAGGACCGCGCCGGACGTCGACACCGCGGTAGCGGCCGGGGCGGATGCCGTCGGGTTCGTGTTCGCGCCCGGCAGCCCCCGTACCGTCGACGCCGCGACCGCGCGCGAGCTGGCCGCCCGGGTACCCGCCTCGGTGCTGACCGTCGGGGTGTTCCGGGGGCAGTCCGTCGAGGAGGTGCGCCGTTTCGCCGAGGAGAGCGGCGTACGGGGCGTGCAGCTGCACGGCGAGGAGGGTCCGGGGGACTTCGCGGCGCTGCGCGCCGAGGGCCGCACCCTGCTGCGGGCCACCGCCGAGCGGGTGCGGCGCTGCGGTGAGTACGGCGAGGACCTGCTGCTGCTCGACGCCCCCGACCCCGGCTCCGGCAGGCCGTGGAACTGGGGTGCGGCGGACTTCACCGCACCCGAGGGCCGGTGGCTGCTGGCCGGCGGGCTGAACCCGGGCAATGTGCGCCAGGCGCTCGCCGCCACCGGAGCCTGGGGTGTGGACGTCTCCAGTGGCGTCGAGCGGGAGCGCGGGGTCAAGTCGCCGGAGCTGATCCGCTCCTTCGTCGAGGCGGCGCGCGGAGCCTGA
- a CDS encoding MoaD/ThiS family protein has protein sequence MSVNVRIPTILRTYTGGQAEVPAEGATLAEVIESLEKNHPGIAARVLDDQGKLRRFVNVYVNDDDVRFEGGLEAVTPDGAGVSIIPAVAGGC, from the coding sequence ATGAGCGTCAACGTCCGCATCCCCACCATCCTGCGCACCTACACCGGCGGTCAGGCCGAGGTCCCGGCCGAGGGCGCGACCCTCGCCGAGGTCATCGAGTCCCTGGAGAAGAACCACCCGGGCATCGCCGCGCGCGTCCTGGACGACCAGGGCAAGCTCCGCCGCTTCGTGAACGTCTACGTCAACGACGACGACGTGCGCTTCGAGGGCGGGCTGGAGGCGGTGACGCCGGACGGCGCCGGCGTCTCGATCATCCCGGCGGTCGCGGGCGGCTGCTGA
- a CDS encoding cold-shock protein has protein sequence MAQGTVKWFNAEKGYGFIAVDGGADVFVHYSAIQMDGYRTLEEGQRVEFEISQGQKGPQADMVKLALG, from the coding sequence ATGGCTCAGGGCACCGTCAAGTGGTTCAACGCGGAGAAGGGCTACGGCTTCATCGCGGTCGACGGTGGTGCGGATGTGTTCGTCCACTACAGCGCCATCCAGATGGACGGGTACCGCACCCTTGAAGAGGGTCAGCGGGTCGAGTTCGAGATCTCGCAGGGCCAGAAGGGTCCGCAGGCGGACATGGTCAAGCTCGCGCTCGGCTAG